Proteins from one Juglans microcarpa x Juglans regia isolate MS1-56 chromosome 1S, Jm3101_v1.0, whole genome shotgun sequence genomic window:
- the LOC121245856 gene encoding calmodulin calcium-dependent NAD kinase-like, translating to MQLDGGPGKVVITHILAASFFGFIAAAAAQYYRQRSRPARDKKIIPRLERTESGRVGKLERFSHYVARQMGFSDANECPQLCKLAYDYLKKPKECEERIYAFFANEPDAESLYVKLIEEFEKCILSYFAFHWGHASFMIGQVLSSESGQKTKLKDMILAVTRKQRVERVTKDLKVTRVFNTLVEEMKAICSASKGTTDESKCTEVMVPVAHSERSPVLLLMGGGMGAGKSTVLKDILKGPFWSEAEASAVVVEADAFKETDVIYRALSSRGHHTDMLQTAELVHQSSTDAASSLLVTALNEGRDVIMDGTLSWEPFVEQTIAMARNVHKCRYRMGIGYQVADDGTITENYWEQVEEGEEEEEEQPKQNGRATVRKPYRIELVGVVCDAYLAVARGIRRAIIMGRAVRVNSQLKSHKRFASAFPRYCQLVDNARLYCTNAVTGPPRLIARKDGEDRLLVDTEEIKCLTEVSSLNAEAESIYELYAHPSPIFEPGSIWKDIVLSPSRPSLQLELRARILKNENAKGII from the exons ATGCAGCTTG ATGGTGGTCCTGGAAAAGTCGTTATCACGCACATCCTCGCCGCCTCCTTCTTCGGATTCATAGCAGCCGCGGCCGCACAATACTACCGGCAGAGGTCTAGGCCAGCCagagacaaaaaaattattccacGGCTAGAAAGGACAGAATCCGGCCGTGTCGGAAAGCTCGAGAGATTCTCCCATTATGTTG CTCGGCAAATGGGATTTTCAGATGCAAATGAATGTCCCCAACTATGCAAGTTGGCTTACGATTATTTGAAAAAACCCAAAGAGTGCGAGGAGAGAATCTATGCATTTTTCGCGAATGAACCAGACGCTGAGTCCCTCTACGTGAAGTTgattgaggagtttgagaaatgcATCCTCAGCTATTTTGCATTCCATTGGGGTCATGCTTCTTTTATGATTGGTCAG GTTTTGAGCAGCGAATCCGGCCAAAAAACAAAGCTCAAAGACATGATCTTGGCTGTAACAAG GAAACAAAGAGTTGAAAGGGTGACTAAGGATTTGAAGGTGACAAGGGTGTTCAATACATTGGTGGAAGAGATGAAAGCAATCTGCAGTGCATCTAAGGGTACTACTGATGAATCAAAATGTACAGAGGTTATGGTGCCAGTGGCCCACAGCGAGAGGAGTCCGGTGCTGCTTCTCATGGGTGGTGGCATGGGTGCTGGCAAGAGCACTGTCCTTAAAGACATTCTTAAagg ACCATTCTGGTCAGAAGCAGAGGCAAGTGCCGTGGTAGTAGAGGCAGATGCTTTCAAAGAGACCGACGTTATCTACAGGGCCCTTAGCTCTAGAGGCCATCACACTGACATGCTTCAAACCGCTGAACTG GTGCACCAATCTTCCACCGATGCTGCCTCATCACTGCTAGTAACTGCACTGAACGAAGGACGGGATGTTATAATGGATGGCACTCTGTCATGGGAGCCCTTCGTTGAGCAGACCATTGCTATGGCTCGTAATGTACACAAATGCCGCTACCGCATGGGGATAGGCTACCAGGTGGCCGACGATGGCACCATTACTGAAAATTACTGGGAGCAGgtagaagaaggagaagaagaagaggaagaacaaccaaaacaaaatgGAAGAGCCACCGTTAGAAAACCTTACAGAATAGAGTTGGTTGGTGTGGTTTGTGATGCTTATTTAGCTGTTGCCAGGGGCATCAG GAGAGCTATAATAATGGGAAGGGCAGTGAGGGTTAATTCACAGTTGAAGTCCCACAAGAGATTTGCGAGTGCGTTTCCAAGATACTGTCAACTTGTCGATAATGCCAGACTCTATTGCACCAATGCTGTGACTGGTCCACCCagg TTGATAGCACGGAAAGATGGAGAGGACAGGCTGCTGGTCGATACAGAGGAAATCAAATGTTTGACAGAAGTAAGCAGTTTGAATGCTGAAGCAGAATCCATATACGAACTTTACGCGCACCCGAGCCCAATATTCGAGCCTGGTTCCATTTGGAAAGACATTGTTTTGTCCCCTTCGAGACCTAGCCTTCAGTTGGAGCTAAGGGCCCGtattcttaaaaatgaaaatgcaaaAGGAATAATATAA
- the LOC121245893 gene encoding 40S ribosomal protein S15 → MADVETDVALPGQPKKRTFKKFSFRGVDLDALLDMSTDELVKLFHARARRRFQRGLKRKPMALIKKLRKAKREAPPGEKPEPVRTHLRNMIIVPEMIGSIIGVYNGKTFNQVEIKPEMIGHYLAEFSISYKPVKHGRPGIGATHSSRFIPLK, encoded by the exons ATG GCTGACGTTGAGACCGATGTGGCGTTACCGGGGCAGCCGAAGAAGAGGACGTTCAAGAAGTTCAGCTTCAGAGGGGTTGATTTGGACGCTCTCCTTGACATGTCTACCGATGAGCTCGTTAAGCTTTTCCATGCCCGTGCTCGCAGAAG GTTTCAGAGGGGATTGAAGCGGAAGCCAATGGCCCTGATTAAGAAGCTTCGCAAAGCG AAAAGGGAGGCCCCACCTGGTGAGAAGCCAGAACCTGTCCGAACCCACCTCCGCAACATGATCATAGTACCCGAAATGATTGGAAGCATTATTGGGGTCTACAATGGCAAGACCTTCAATCAAGTTGAAATCAAGCCTGAAATGATTGGGCATTACCTGGCCGAATTCTCAATCAGCTATAAGCCTGTCAAGCATGGTAGACCTGGTATTGGTGCCACCCATTCTTCAAGGTTCATTCCTCTGAAGTGA